TCCCAACTTTCTCTCTACACCACTTCTAATTCCTCTTCTTCAACGGAAAATTTCAGAGCCTCACTCAGCAAAGCCTTGAATCTCTACTACCCTTTAGCCGGTAGACTCAGATGGATCCATGGCGGTCGATTACAACTTCTCTGCAACTCAAAGGGCGTCACACTATTGGAAGCCACGTGTCACGATAATCATACAACCTTGGACATGCTTCTCGAAAACCTTGATAACAATGTTTTGTTGGAACAGTTTTTGCCCAAGGTTGACTATAGCGTTGACCGTATTGACGACATGCCGTTGATGGCGGCACAATTCACGAGGCTTCCGGGCAACGGCGTCGTTTTGGGGATGATTATTTGTCGTGCTGTGGTTGACGGAGCGGCTCTTGGGAATTTCATGACTTCATGGTCAAAATTGGCGAGAGGTGAAGATTTGGATTCGAGTTTGGTTCCGTTTTATGATCGAGGGCTGTTGGATTCGCTTGGTGTGAGTGTGGGTCCAAGATTTGAACATGCTGAATTTCTAACACCGCCACTTTGGgaagaacaaaaagaagaagaaccacaAGAGATTGAGCTTGCTACTGTTGTGTTGAAGCTCACCAAAGGCCAAGTTGAGATGCTTAAGAAGAAAGCTTATCATGATGGGGTTAAAGGTTTAAAAATAATCaactactatatatattttatattttatacatctagtaggattattttttattatcaaattttaaaaaataattattttttgttaatggaATGATTTGATATACATAATTGGATGTAGttttacatcaaaattaaatttataactcATATTTTAGGGTTATCATGACTGTAGTAAAGGTATAATAGTCCAATCAAAAGAACAGAGAATTTAATTTTGCAAATAACtatttacttttaaatatttatattaactaagaaaatcattgaaaataattgaagttgaacaaatttaaaaaaatactttacaaAATTATTCTACTAACATCTCTTTTCTAACAAGGGATATAGTTATAATTAAGAAAGTTGGTTAAGTTTTCTATGATATGCTCCCCTATGTTCAGTGTTGTTAGAGATACGGATTGCAATCAGCAAGTTATGTTCTCTATATTCATTGTTAATTCACAGTTCCATTAATTTTGCATGTTTCAGATGGCTTTGGCAATGGTTCAAACTCATCAAATACACTTTCTTCAAGTAGGCCTTACACTAGTTTTGAGGTCATAAGTGGTCACTTATGGAGGTGTATTTGCAAGGTGAAGAATGAGGGTAATTGGGGCCAGAAAACAAGGGTATGTGCGTTGGTCAATTGCAGGAACAGATTTAAACCAAATCTTCCTCAAAGTTATTTTGGGAATGCAACATTTCCTACCGTGACACCAACATGTTGCTTCGATGATATTGTTCACAAGCCTCTAGGCTATGCCATTCAGAACGTGAGGAAAGCGATTGAGCGAATGAATGATGAGTATGTAAGGTCTGCCATTGCTTACATTGCTAATCAGAAGGACATGAATTCATTGAGGCAGAAGTTGTATAATCTTGGAGGAGGA
This portion of the Arachis duranensis cultivar V14167 chromosome 6, aradu.V14167.gnm2.J7QH, whole genome shotgun sequence genome encodes:
- the LOC107494461 gene encoding spermidine hydroxycinnamoyl transferase, which codes for MVVTIDRSYTITPSDSSSTTIIPLSHCDQTKLPNHGSQLSLYTTSNSSSSTENFRASLSKALNLYYPLAGRLRWIHGGRLQLLCNSKGVTLLEATCHDNHTTLDMLLENLDNNVLLEQFLPKVDYSVDRIDDMPLMAAQFTRLPGNGVVLGMIICRAVVDGAALGNFMTSWSKLARGEDLDSSLVPFYDRGLLDSLGVSVGPRFEHAEFLTPPLWEEQKEEEPQEIELATVVLKLTKGQVEMLKKKAYHDGVKDGFGNGSNSSNTLSSSRPYTSFEVISGHLWRCICKVKNEGNWGQKTRVCALVNCRNRFKPNLPQSYFGNATFPTVTPTCCFDDIVHKPLGYAIQNVRKAIERMNDEYVRSAIAYIANQKDMNSLRQKLYNLGGGKSRVNPNMYIVSWANFPFYEADFGWGKPVCLVPGSINSDGKVFIMNNGSGDGFIVATCLQQSLVDDLKKLFYEDIEEVYPNSKL